A stretch of the Lactuca sativa cultivar Salinas chromosome 9, Lsat_Salinas_v11, whole genome shotgun sequence genome encodes the following:
- the LOC111885381 gene encoding uncharacterized protein LOC111885381: protein MDRRIDPDAPIDYVELQIFPSHNRYEACVSTSNIAEKVASGDLQQLLLHLPQVKDLSSKSSNSNFKILAPEDFNDHSWFTTATLKRFLQIVGSQDILTIGNEISQLEETRKFQLSLFAKAEVDMTSSFESKNELLRTVDLRLSELKENLSYALNQATGAKCSTNDISNMENLAHHFGAEDIRDSLQKLLELSELKDSITETSIPTSQLSPPVKYGVSPAKAAQIERQMSTDSETSFSSEDNQPPPIERSRTPARSAASRRSASPMRRIQIGRGGPRRPAVLSIKSLNYAKTTSQRDEAGQSSQEEDEESERVAKSNALRMSVQDKISLFESKQKEDQGVEIQKPKIVEKAVLRRWSSGMSESHGTSEIITKDPETEENMKSISPKKDADVAVDDKEQGSCEKDISTWNEQKEAELNQLFNKMMESKPVRRHSVTNDTSKGKKSSSKEQRGGFYDHYKQKRDEKLRKEVGKRAEKDAQFKEMQQFLDDKKAEIVSTKNKQPQKSKSPIPKKEAKKETPKASVVKKITNKPLSQLPATRKSWPSAPSPKPTTTSSTPTPTRKPQSATPAVRAIPITKAEKSKPQSKISKVTTTQPEAKKMTTKTIIEKKQTPVVKPKPRTKVETPVTPSTTAAKPSFYKKVTKKSSVVPVETKPFLRKGTGIGPGGGAVVVKSKAVAQIEEPITTEVEAPIEPEKIQVVETTTKCEEPECEFDDAKLELESEAMCEEVVETCDVSGVNKIEMVEVEAEAEVEVEEELMISPTAWVENNCEDEIVVCEERDVNVNVKVGSGSANVGVPGGVSSPRVRHSLFQMLLEETGESESGEWGNAQHPPVQKDAPKGFKRLLKFARKTKADLLLTDGSSPSSIFRRG, encoded by the exons TTGAACTTCAGATATTTCCAAGCCATAACAG ATATGAGGCATGTGTATCAACTAGCAATATAGCAGAAAAGGTAGCATCTGGAGACTTGCAACAACTATTGTTGCATTTACCTCAAGTAAAAGATTTGTCATCCAAAAGCTCAAACTCAAATTTCAAGATTCTAGCACCCGAGGATTTCAATGACCATAGTTGGTTCACAACAGCCACATTGAAAAG ATTCCTGCAAATTGTTGGTTCACAAGACATTCTTACCATTGGAAATGAAATTTCTCAACTAGAAGAGACCAGAAAATTCCAACTTTCTTTGTTTGCAAAG GCTGAAGTTGACATGACATCATCGTTCGAATCAAA GAATGAACTACTACGAACAGTGGATTTGAGGCTCTCAGAATTGAAAGAGAACTTATCATATGCCCTCAACCAAGCTACAGGTGCTAAATGCTCAACCAATGATATTTCCAACATGGAAAATCTCGCTCATCATTTTGGAGCAGAAGATATaag GGACTCGTTACAGAAGCTTCTAGAGTTGAGTGAATTAAAAGACTCCATAACTGAAACAAGTATTCCCACTTCTCAGTTATCTCCACCTGTAAAATACGGTGTGTCTCCAGCAAAAGCTGCACAGATAGAACGCCAGATGTCAACAGACAGTGAAACCTCGTTTTCAAGTGAAGACAACCAACCACCACCAATTGAAAGAAGCCGAACTCCTGCAAGATCTGCAGCTTCTAGAAGGTCAGCATCTCCAATGAGAAGAATCCAAATTGGACGAGGTGGGCCCCGCAGACCAGCTGTTTTAAGTATCAAAAGTCTCAACTATGCTAAGACCACAAGTCAAAGAGATGAAGCTGGTCAAAGTAGTCAAGAGGAAGATGAAGAGTCAGAAAGAGTCGCGAAAAGTAATGCACTGAGAATGAGTGTTCAAGATAAAATAAGTCTGTTTGAAAGTAAACAGAAAGAAGATCAAGGTGTTGAAATTCAGAAGCCAAAGATAGTAGAAAAAGCTGTACTCAGAAGATGGAGCTCAGGAATGAGTGAAAGTCATGGAACTTCTGAAATCATCACTAAAGATCCAGAAACAGAAGAAAACATGAAATCTATCTCCCCCAAAAAGGATGCTGACGTGGCAGTTGATGATAAAGAACAGGGGAGCTGTGAGAAGGATATTTCCACATGGAATGAACAAAAGGAAGCCGAATTAAACCAATTGTTTAACAAAATGATGGAAAGCAAACCAGTTAGAAGACATAGTGTGACAAATGATACTAGCAAAGGTAAAAAAAGTTCTTCAAAGGAGCAAAGAGGTGGATTTTATGATCATTACAAGCAAAAAAGAGATGAAAAGCTTAGAAAGGAAGTCGGAAAGAGAGCTGAAAAAGATGCACAATTTAAAGAAATGCAACAGTTTCTTGATGATAAAAAAGCTGAAATCGTTTCCACTAAAAATAAACAACCTCAAAAGAGCAAGAGCCCAATCCCCAAAAAGGAAGCCAAAAAGGAAACCCCGAAAGCTTCTGTTGTGAAGAAAATTACAAATAAGCCCTTGTCTCAATTACCTGCTACACGGAAATCATGGCCTTCAGCCCCATCACCAAAACCTACAACAACATCTTCTACTCCTACACCAACTCGAAAACCTCAATCTGCAACGCCAGCTGTACGTGCAATTCCAATCACAAAAGCTGAAAAGTCAAAACCACAATCCAAGATTTCAAAGGTAACCACTACACAACCTGAAGCTAAGAAGATGACCACTAAAACCATCATTGAGAAGAAGCAGACACCAGTGGTAAAACCGAAACCCCGAACCAAAGTCGAGACTCCGGTGACTCCTTCCACCACTGCCGCTAAGCCGAGTTTTTACAAGAAAGTTACTAAGAAGAGCAGTGTGGTTCCAGTGGAAACAAAACCTTTTCTTCGTAAGGGAACTGGGATTGGACCTGGTGGAGGTGCGGTTGTGgttaaaagtaaagctgtggctCAAATTGAGGAACCAATCACCACTGAAGTTGAAGCCCCGATTGAGCCTGAGAAAATTCAGGTGGTTGAGACTACTACTAAATGTGAAGAACCAGAGTGTGAATTTGATGATGCCAAATTAGAATTGGAATCGGAAGCCATGTGTGAGGAGGTGGTAGAGACTTGTGATGTTAGTGGTGTTAATAAGATAGAAATGGTGGAAGTTGAAGCTGAAGCTGAAGTTGAGGTTGAGGAGGAGTTGATGATTTCGCCAACTGCGTGGGTGGAGAATAATTGTGAGGATGAGATTgttgtgtgtgaagaaagggatGTTAATGTAAATGTAAAGGTGGGTAGTGGTTCAGCCAATGTGGGTGTGCCAGGTGGCGTGTCGAGTCCACGTGTTCGTCATTCTTTGTTTCAGATGCTTCTTGAGGAGACTGGGGAGAGTGAGAGTGGTGAGTGGGGGAATGCACAGCATCCTCCTGTGCAGAAAGATGCACCCAAAGGGTTTAAGCGGCTTTTGAAGTTTGCTAGAAAGACTAAAGCGGATTTACTTCTCACAGATGGTTCAAGCCCATCCAGCATTTTCAGGAGAGGATGA